Proteins from a genomic interval of Bradysia coprophila strain Holo2 unplaced genomic scaffold, BU_Bcop_v1 contig_621, whole genome shotgun sequence:
- the LOC119083408 gene encoding uncharacterized protein LOC119083408 encodes MSASVRASKTKVCPIVGKFKVLRHNANALPSIKEVLSNYLFEKDELIARKVCTRNVHSMALSNVLDSLLTIWNRRDIPTASPKRIKFLFDKFNQQRLGLLKSQKRDKNNPRFKAKLNSFTRKCNVVFNIRASTCSSDNETNCERSVNEESNADRVELFDDKAIECSNVSCERSIRKCKKIPEKLFPLRNRNRLLLPTVSSLLDRFKLSSTVGAAISSATLVDVGMITETDMSNVIDTCKIKRAREKHRNNLINSSLEKFEGLYFDGKKDKTLVLSQDGSKRLVITEEHLSLVKEPGSEYIGHICPSNSKASTVLKSLSDFFNSKADTDFMKNLKVVGCDGTVGNTGCNAGIIALIEKKIGVPLQWFICQLHANELPLRHLFHHLDGGTAGPKELSGVIGKAIETCENLPIVNFKTMYVDIPDIIKLNKDLSTDQAYLRDICKFISGDQRYMAVTNRSPGKICNSRWLTTANRILRLYIGTKKPTKNLRILVEG; translated from the coding sequence ATGTCTGCATCGGTACGAGCATCAAAGACAAAAGTTTGTCCTATTGTGGGTAAATTCAAAGTCCTGAGACATAATGCAAATGCTCTTCCATCTATAAAGGAAGTGCTGTCCaattatttgtttgaaaaagatgaattaaTAGCAAGAAAAGTATGTACACGGAACGTTCATTCAATGGCACTTTCAAACGTATTGGATTCGCTTCTCACCATTTGGAATCGCCGAGATATTCCTACTGCATCGCCAAAGCGgatcaaatttcttttcgataaatttaatCAGCAAAGGCTAGGGCTTCTTAAGTCGCAGAAAAGAGATAAGAACAATCCCAGATTTAAAGCGAAGTTGAATTCATTTACCAGGAAATGTAATGTTGTCTTTAACATACGAGCAAGTACGTGTTCCAGTGATAACGAAACAAACTGTGAGAGATCTGTGAACGAAGAAAGTAATGCTGATCGTGTGGAATTATTTGATGATAAAGCAATCGAATGTTCCAATGTTTCATGCGAAAGATCAAtaagaaaatgtaagaaaatacCAGAGAAGCTTTTTCCACTGCGCAATCGAAATCGTTTACTATTGCCGACTGTATCGAGCTTATTGGATCGATTTAAACTTTCAAGTACGGTGGGTGCAGCTATTTCAAGTGCGACACTGGTCGACGTTGGTATGATAACGGAAACAGATATGAGCAATGTTATTGACACCTGTAAAATTAAAAGAGCCAGAGAAAAACACCGTAATAACTTAATCAATTCGTCGTTGGAAAAATTCGAAGGATTATATTTTGATGGGAAAAAGGATAAGACTTTGGTTTTATCACAAGATGGAAGCAAACGATTGGTTATTACAGAGGAACATCTGTCGCTTGTTAAAGAACCAGGAAGCGAATATATTGGTCACATTTGCCCAAGCAACTCGAAAGCGTCTACTGTATTAAAGAGcctttctgatttttttaattcaaaggCTGATACCGATTTCATGAAAAACTTGAAAGTAGTAGGTTGTGATGGAACAGTCGGGAACACTGGATGTAACGCTGGAATAATTGCATTGATAGAGAAGAAAATTGGAGTACCCTTACAATGGTTTATTTGTCAATTACATGCAAATGAGCTGCCATTAAGACACCTCTTCCATCATTTGGATGGAGGTACTGCTGGGCCAAAAGAATTGTCAGGAGTAATTGGAAAAGCCATCGAAACTTGCGAAAACTTGCCAATTgtgaatttcaaaacaatgtATGTGGATATTCCCGACATAATCAAGTTGAATAAGGATCTAAGTACAGACCAAGCTTATCTTCGCGAcatatgcaaatttatttctggGGATCAACGCTACATGGCTGTAACTAATCGCTCACCAGGCAAAATATGTAATTCTCGTTGGCTTACTACGGCCAATCGGATACTTCGATTGTACATTGGAACGAAAAAACCTACAAAGAACTTAAGAATTCTCGTGGAAGGTTGA